From candidate division WOR-3 bacterium, one genomic window encodes:
- a CDS encoding ARMT1-like domain-containing protein, whose product MNSTPDCFDCGLKQCERIARLCGKEEKIPALRQRLEEMRGQLDLREPPGTFTSKMLIATMEFLNERDPFRLIRAEQNQKGLELAERYDAELGDGEEALLAAIVGAAAGNVMDVGPRHRFDFAATLARGRLAHDDTNLLLRRLQEARRLVYILDNAGEALFDRLVLKRLGVPEVTIVARSTPILNDVTVDEARALGFEQLGRVIGTGSPYLGFDLNTISAAARQVYYDADVVIAKGHANFESLVDDGRDGFYLLTAKCELVARRLGVNLGNSVLFYSKGKG is encoded by the coding sequence ATGAACTCAACACCCGACTGCTTTGATTGCGGTCTTAAACAGTGTGAACGGATTGCCCGTTTGTGCGGGAAGGAAGAAAAAATTCCGGCGTTACGGCAACGACTGGAGGAGATGAGAGGTCAGCTTGACTTAAGAGAGCCACCCGGCACCTTCACATCTAAGATGTTGATTGCGACGATGGAGTTTTTGAATGAAAGGGACCCGTTCCGCCTGATACGGGCGGAGCAAAACCAGAAGGGCTTGGAGTTGGCGGAGCGCTACGATGCTGAACTCGGGGACGGCGAAGAGGCGCTCCTTGCCGCTATCGTGGGTGCCGCAGCGGGTAATGTGATGGATGTCGGTCCCAGACACCGGTTTGACTTTGCGGCAACTCTGGCGCGAGGGCGTCTGGCACACGATGACACCAATCTGCTGCTTCGGCGGCTCCAGGAGGCAAGGCGGTTGGTTTACATCCTTGACAATGCCGGTGAGGCGTTGTTTGACCGGCTGGTGCTCAAGCGGTTGGGAGTGCCCGAGGTGACGATTGTTGCCCGTTCCACGCCGATTCTCAACGATGTGACCGTAGATGAGGCGCGGGCGCTGGGTTTCGAACAGCTGGGCCGGGTGATTGGGACCGGTTCGCCTTATCTCGGCTTTGACCTCAATACCATTTCTGCGGCGGCGCGTCAGGTTTACTACGATGCCGATGTGGTGATCGCCAAAGGGCATGCGAACTTTGAGTCTCTGGTGGACGATGGTCGGGATGGTTTCTACCTCCTGACGGCAAAGTGTGAACTTGTTGCCCGCCGGCTGGGGGTGAATTTGGGTAATTCTGTTTTGTTCTATTCCAAAGGTAAGGGTTGA
- a CDS encoding HypC/HybG/HupF family hydrogenase formation chaperone, protein MCLAIPTRIVAIEGERAIGEVGGVQREISIVMTPGVKVGDYVIVHAGFAIQVLNKTAAEETREIFEQMAQRVSELQNKAQRRR, encoded by the coding sequence ATGTGTCTCGCGATACCGACGAGAATCGTGGCGATTGAGGGTGAACGGGCGATTGGTGAGGTCGGCGGGGTGCAACGGGAGATTTCGATTGTGATGACACCGGGCGTGAAGGTGGGGGATTATGTGATTGTTCACGCCGGGTTTGCGATTCAGGTTTTAAACAAAACTGCGGCTGAGGAAACAAGGGAGATTTTTGAACAGATGGCGCAACGGGTTAGCGAGTTGCAGAATAAAGCGCAGCGCCGGCGCTAA
- a CDS encoding PTS sugar transporter subunit IIA: protein MMNLFEFVIPELAFDAPPIGSQEQLFDLIADRLLEAGITRDHNEVIEGFRKREELCSTGVGHGVAIPHSATPSLDRIVVVVVRLNNPIDWHARDNEPVNLVVALVSPPSMYSLYLQVLATLARALHLAPVRQLALTAPTAADAARLIAQSAQQQEEGGEPLIEPVC from the coding sequence ATGATGAACCTTTTCGAGTTTGTCATTCCCGAACTGGCATTCGACGCGCCGCCAATCGGCTCCCAGGAACAACTGTTTGACCTCATTGCCGACCGCCTTCTTGAAGCCGGCATCACCCGTGACCATAACGAAGTGATTGAAGGGTTCAGAAAAAGAGAAGAACTGTGTTCAACCGGTGTTGGCCATGGGGTTGCCATTCCCCATTCCGCCACACCTTCCCTTGACCGAATTGTGGTGGTGGTGGTTCGTCTCAACAACCCAATCGACTGGCACGCCCGGGACAATGAACCGGTGAATCTTGTCGTTGCGCTCGTCTCACCGCCTTCCATGTACTCGCTTTATCTTCAGGTCCTTGCCACTCTTGCCCGGGCATTACACCTTGCACCGGTACGCCAGCTGGCACTCACCGCACCGACCGCAGCCGACGCCGCCCGATTGATTGCCCAGAGTGCCCAACAGCAAGAAGAGGGTGGCGAGCCGTTGATTGAACCGGTCTGTTAG
- a CDS encoding DegT/DnrJ/EryC1/StrS family aminotransferase — MDFLRIPFYDLKSENLEFGPEFEKALTRILESGRFVLGAELTRFEQNLALYLGVPQVVGVKSGTDALFYGLKALGIGPKDEVITTPFTFPATVEAILRTGAQPVLADIEPETLCLSPSAVEEKISSRTRAIVLVHLFGNCADLDRFTALCQRNNIFLIEDAAQAIGATFGTKKLGSFGTIATFSFYPTKNLGALGNGGAIASSHLPIACPTSSRLDELQAAFLLVKLNHLDRWLARRRYLGARYRAALGRYVRIVGSAPASTVNYHQFALLTPHRDKLRNFLLAAGIQTMVYYPHPIHRQPEFASLFTDQSFPVAEKASREIVCLPIRHNLTDAEQDVIINKIEEFFARL; from the coding sequence ATGGATTTTCTCCGCATTCCGTTTTACGACCTGAAATCAGAAAACCTTGAGTTTGGACCGGAGTTTGAAAAGGCGCTTACCCGTATCCTCGAATCGGGCAGATTCGTCCTGGGCGCGGAACTAACCAGATTCGAACAGAACCTTGCCCTTTACCTTGGTGTACCGCAGGTTGTCGGGGTCAAAAGCGGCACCGACGCCCTGTTTTACGGGCTGAAGGCGCTGGGCATCGGACCAAAAGACGAAGTCATCACCACTCCGTTCACCTTTCCCGCCACCGTGGAGGCGATTTTAAGAACCGGTGCCCAGCCGGTCCTGGCGGACATCGAACCGGAAACACTCTGTCTTTCACCCTCAGCGGTCGAAGAGAAAATCTCCTCCCGGACCAGAGCAATTGTCCTGGTCCACCTTTTCGGTAACTGTGCCGACCTCGACCGGTTTACCGCCCTCTGCCAGCGCAACAACATCTTTTTAATTGAGGACGCTGCTCAGGCAATAGGCGCAACTTTCGGAACAAAAAAACTGGGCTCTTTCGGCACCATCGCCACCTTCAGTTTCTACCCCACCAAAAACCTTGGCGCACTGGGCAACGGCGGTGCAATCGCCAGTTCCCATCTACCGATTGCCTGTCCTACTTCATCACGGCTCGACGAACTGCAGGCCGCTTTTTTACTTGTAAAGTTAAACCATCTGGACCGCTGGCTTGCCCGGCGCCGGTATCTTGGCGCCCGCTACCGGGCAGCACTCGGACGCTATGTGCGCATCGTCGGTTCGGCACCAGCCAGCACCGTCAACTATCACCAGTTCGCTCTGCTCACCCCGCACCGCGACAAACTCCGCAACTTTCTGCTTGCCGCCGGTATCCAGACGATGGTTTACTACCCCCACCCGATTCACCGCCAACCAGAGTTCGCCTCGCTATTCACCGACCAGTCCTTTCCTGTCGCCGAAAAGGCAAGCCGCGAAATCGTCTGCCTGCCCATCAGACATAACTTGACAGATGCCGAACAGGATGTCATTATCAATAAGATAGAAGAATTCTTTGCGCGCTTATGA